One Periophthalmus magnuspinnatus isolate fPerMag1 chromosome 8, fPerMag1.2.pri, whole genome shotgun sequence genomic window carries:
- the LOC117375378 gene encoding tripartite motif-containing protein 16-like, whose amino-acid sequence MATINNIPQEDQSVTEEGATEKPQLTGDIMCDSCMDIPSVAFKSCLTCLVSYCESHLRPHLENVKFQNHRLVEPLHDIDCPICEVHCLPLDRVCLDHGFCICSSCETEVHKGHMTASLVEARAKIEIELQEKQVEITQSVSEAERALGKLQGNNDTVKTLVQNVSAAFEQQFSRLHNTVEEAKRTAIEVLDREQRQALRQSDSIQAHVEQRREELTKLQAQTNKLLRAKSNMEFLQKYSEWKKMSPDVSLPAVHIKNMEHLSSYVQTVTHTTKQLCELLLSSYKESMDKVFKSGYKAKPKDAEPSPLPLPVTREDFLRYQKSLTFDPDTIHNFLRVTEDHRKLTNTSPWQHSYVDNVSRFDYWRQALTSDSLYLGRHYIEADLSGEGAHIGVTYKSLGRKGEQVTSCICQSEYSWCIGRNSKGFSVWHAGVETPLHVTDITTVGLYIDFQKGQVSFYKVNDHFELLQSFEADILEPLYVVVWLSKKDNKVRLYDSNKTF is encoded by the exons ATGGCAACTATCAACAACATTCCCCAAGAGGATCAGAGCGTAACTGAAGAAGGGGCCACAGAAAAGCCGCAGTTAACTGGAGACATAATGTGTGATTCCTGCATGGACATTCCAAGCGTTGCCTTCAAATCCTGCCTGACCTGCTTAGTGTCTTACTGCGAGTCCCATTTGAGACCTCATCTGGAAAATGTCAAATTTCAAAACCATCGTCTTGTTGAACCCCTCCACGACATCGACTGCCCCATTTGTGAAGTCCATTGTCTGCCCCTGGACCGCGTCTGTCTGGACCATGGCTTCTGTATCTGCTCCAGTTGTGAGACAGAGGTGCACAAGGGTCACATGACTGCATCACTGGTGGAGGCACGAGCAAAGATAGAG atTGAATTGCAGGAAAAACAAGTCGAGATAACCCAGAGTGTGTCTGAAGCTGAAAGAGCCCTTGGAAAACTACAAGGCAACAATGATACAGTAAAG ACATTAGTGCAAAATGTTAGTGCAGCGTTTGAGCAGCAGTTCTCCAGGCTGCACAACACTGTGGAAGAGGCCAAAAGGACGGCCATAGAGGTGTTGGACAGAGAACAGAGGCAGGCCCTCCGACAGTCTGACAGTATACAGGCCCATGTGGAGCAAAGGAGAGAAGAGCTCACCaaactccaggctcaaacaAACAAGCTGCTCAGGGCCAAGTCTAACATGGAATTTCTACAG AAGTACTCAGAGTGGAAGAAAATGTCCCCAGATGTGTCTCTTCCTGCCGTTCATATTAAGAACATGGAGCATCTCTCCTCTTATGTGCAAACTGTAACACACACCACCAAACAACTGTGTGAGCTGCTTCTCTCAAGTTACAAGGAGAGCATGGACAAGGTGTTCAAAAGTG GCTATAAAGCCAAGCCCAAGGATGCCGAGCcttcacctcttcctctgcctgTGACCAGAGAGGACTTCCTGAGAt ACCAAAAGAGCCTGACATTTGATCCCGACACCATCCATAACTTCCTGCGTGTGACAGAGGACCACAGGAAGCTGACCAACACCAGTCCATGGCAGCACAGTTATGTGGACAATGTCAGTCGCTTTGACTACTGGAGACAGGCCTTGACTTCAGATAGTCTGTATCTGGGTAGACATTACATTGAAGCAGATCTTAGTGGGGAGGGCGCTCACATTGgagtcacatacaaaagccTAGGTCGTAAAGGAGAGCAGGTAACCAGCTGTATATGCCAAAGTGAATATTCCTGGTGCATTGGGAGAAACAGTAAAGGCTTTTCTGTATGGCACGCAGGTGTGGAGACACCCCTACATGTCACAGACATAACTACAGTTGGTTTATACATTGATTTTCAAAAAGGCCAAGTGTCTTTTTATAAAGtaaatgatcattttgaatTGCTGCAGAGCTTTGAGGCAGATATTTTAGAACCTTTATATGTTGTTGTGTGGCTATCcaaaaaagacaacaaagtGCGGCTTTATGATtctaacaaaacattttaa